One Microlunatus soli genomic window carries:
- a CDS encoding ArsR/SmtB family transcription factor — protein sequence MAKQAEFFAALSDPTRLRVVELLGERPHRAGELAARIGISAPVMSRHLRVLLRAGVISDERGDDARVRIFRLRPEELAATQAWLDQVQAHWNEQLASFKRHVEQRKS from the coding sequence ATGGCGAAACAAGCTGAGTTCTTCGCCGCGCTGTCGGATCCGACGCGGTTGCGGGTGGTGGAGTTGCTCGGCGAGCGGCCGCATCGGGCCGGCGAGCTGGCTGCCCGGATCGGGATCTCGGCCCCGGTGATGAGCCGGCATCTCCGGGTGCTGCTGCGGGCCGGCGTGATCTCCGATGAACGCGGCGACGACGCACGGGTACGGATCTTCCGGCTCCGACCGGAAGAACTCGCAGCAACTCAGGCATGGCTCGACCAGGTGCAGGCGCACTGGAACGAGCAGTTGGCCTCCTTCAAGCGCCACGTCGAACAACGGAAGAGTTGA